A genomic stretch from Algoriphagus halophilus includes:
- a CDS encoding glycosyltransferase family protein codes for MKKPKVLIFGQSFNSNTGGGVTLSNLFHDWNKEDLAVIVTSHAINNINFSYCDNYFFIGNKENSWIFPFNFFQRNIPSGRIDVQQFSKKQEVVSQKPNIRSRIINQLFYPFLMWTGLFHVLSRIHLTDNLMDWVKEFNPDIVYIQVSTRDSLLFGKALAKELGIPVVLHQMDDWLHSISFGGLFSNYWKKTINQEFQELVDLSTLCMSISDLMGIEYYKRFGKKFVTYHNPVDLSFWNANQDEISLNDHAITVLYAGRTGFGIGTSLKSFAQAVEELNKEEGIGIEFYIQTVEPLSWIDDFEFTHYRGLVAYSKLPKLFRGADFLLLPCDFSQKSIEFLRYSMPTKAPEYMISGTPTILLAPKETAVYQYGSSQNWAFSIDNDAVPNIKEKLKEFLFNQELQYEYSSKALKLAMKNHDSQLIRNRFLNDFIKLLDINDLPNDKLVAQKIDF; via the coding sequence GTGAAAAAGCCTAAGGTTTTGATTTTTGGTCAGTCCTTCAACTCCAATACCGGAGGAGGAGTTACATTGTCTAATTTATTTCACGATTGGAATAAAGAGGACCTGGCTGTCATAGTAACAAGCCATGCGATCAATAATATCAATTTTTCGTATTGCGACAATTACTTTTTCATTGGAAATAAAGAAAATAGCTGGATTTTTCCATTCAATTTCTTTCAGAGGAATATTCCTTCAGGGAGGATCGATGTTCAGCAATTTTCCAAGAAACAGGAAGTAGTTTCTCAAAAGCCAAATATCAGATCGCGGATCATCAATCAATTATTTTATCCATTCCTGATGTGGACCGGGTTGTTTCATGTGCTTTCAAGAATACACCTGACAGACAATTTGATGGATTGGGTAAAAGAGTTTAACCCTGATATCGTATACATCCAAGTTTCAACACGGGACTCCTTGTTGTTTGGAAAAGCACTTGCAAAGGAATTAGGTATACCGGTGGTGTTACATCAAATGGATGACTGGCTTCATTCTATCAGTTTTGGTGGCCTGTTTAGCAATTACTGGAAAAAGACGATCAATCAGGAATTTCAAGAGTTGGTAGATTTATCCACGCTCTGTATGAGTATTTCTGACTTAATGGGGATAGAATATTACAAGAGGTTTGGGAAAAAATTTGTGACCTATCATAATCCTGTGGACCTGTCGTTTTGGAACGCAAATCAGGATGAAATCTCTCTCAATGATCATGCGATTACCGTTTTATATGCAGGAAGGACAGGCTTCGGGATAGGGACATCCTTAAAGAGTTTTGCCCAGGCAGTGGAGGAATTAAACAAAGAGGAGGGAATAGGGATAGAATTTTATATACAGACCGTGGAGCCTTTATCTTGGATCGATGATTTTGAATTCACGCATTACAGGGGGCTGGTAGCTTATTCCAAACTCCCCAAACTGTTCAGAGGAGCTGATTTTCTGTTGCTCCCTTGCGATTTTTCTCAGAAATCAATCGAATTTTTAAGGTATTCCATGCCTACCAAAGCACCGGAATACATGATATCAGGAACTCCTACTATTCTTTTAGCTCCAAAAGAAACGGCCGTTTACCAATATGGAAGCAGTCAAAATTGGGCTTTCTCCATTGACAATGATGCGGTTCCTAACATCAAGGAGAAATTAAAAGAATTCTTGTTCAATCAAGAATTGCAATATGAATATTCCAGTAAAGCGCTCAAGTTAGCGATGAAGAATCATGACAGTCAATTGATCAGAAATCGGTTCTTAAACGATTTTATAAAATTGTTGGATATCAATGATTTACCGAATGATAAGTTAGTAGCACAAAAAATAGATTTTTAA
- a CDS encoding glycosyltransferase, with product MHVLLLGVPLFEGMAGSVRVRNLLDPLIQEDKIEWSNLYFSKQAGNYQNKGEAHVMEVEMSMKSIPSIFRFLRDSFRFIKSRKVAGSKNLFYAYDTPDLKTIFLILYAKSKGYKVILDIVEDNSVASSIDGLWNWLRIKSGQYFVNLAPYYADLLIGISHHLHKKLSGIVKDISKVIYIPVTVDLQKIKVFEAGKKETIKIFYGGSFGKKDGLEYLIGAFNKLNKVYPSTELILTGKGESKKDFDQIFTLIQHSEASKSIKYLGFLNSEDYLAALGDCDIFCVTRNNSLAANTGFPSKLAEFLASGKAVVASDVGDVGKLLVGDRDLMLVPPENEDALFDAFSRVLEDRSLIEKYGKAGRIAAREIFDNRKYSSLLFERMNCLT from the coding sequence ATGCATGTTTTACTTTTAGGTGTGCCTTTGTTTGAGGGGATGGCAGGTTCTGTCCGGGTGAGGAATCTCCTGGATCCTTTGATTCAGGAGGATAAGATTGAATGGAGTAATTTATATTTTTCAAAACAAGCCGGAAATTATCAAAACAAGGGGGAAGCCCATGTGATGGAAGTTGAAATGAGCATGAAGAGTATTCCCTCCATTTTCAGGTTTCTAAGAGATTCATTTCGATTTATCAAAAGCCGAAAGGTAGCAGGAAGCAAAAATCTATTTTACGCCTATGATACTCCGGACCTTAAAACTATTTTCTTAATACTGTATGCCAAGTCCAAGGGCTACAAAGTGATTTTAGACATCGTAGAGGACAATAGTGTGGCTTCCAGTATCGATGGACTTTGGAATTGGCTGCGAATAAAAAGTGGTCAATACTTTGTCAATTTGGCCCCTTACTATGCTGATCTGTTGATTGGGATTTCCCATCATTTGCATAAAAAACTCAGTGGCATCGTCAAAGATATATCAAAGGTGATCTATATACCGGTAACTGTTGATCTCCAAAAAATCAAAGTTTTTGAAGCTGGAAAGAAAGAAACCATCAAGATATTTTATGGAGGTTCCTTTGGTAAAAAAGATGGGTTGGAATATTTGATCGGGGCATTTAACAAACTGAATAAAGTATATCCTTCCACGGAGTTAATATTGACTGGGAAAGGAGAAAGCAAAAAGGACTTTGACCAGATTTTTACCCTGATTCAGCATAGTGAAGCTTCAAAGAGTATTAAGTATCTGGGGTTTTTAAATTCAGAGGATTACTTAGCAGCACTTGGTGATTGTGATATCTTTTGTGTAACAAGAAATAATTCTTTAGCGGCAAATACGGGCTTCCCTTCCAAACTGGCGGAATTTTTAGCATCAGGCAAAGCGGTAGTTGCTTCAGATGTAGGGGATGTAGGAAAATTACTGGTTGGGGATAGAGATTTGATGTTGGTTCCCCCGGAAAATGAAGATGCTTTATTTGATGCTTTTTCAAGAGTCTTGGAAGATAGGTCCTTGATTGAAAAATATGGAAAAGCAGGTCGGATTGCTGCCAGGGAAATTTTTGATAATAGAAAGTATAGCTCCTTGCTATTTGAAAGGATGAACTGTTTAACCTGA
- a CDS encoding glycosyltransferase, which yields MKNILQIQFSTKSAGSSAWRLHTMFNSIPGCSSEIISLYRDDEPKEGITYLPSFSLFKSKVNNKLEKLLFRYDKEKYGMFSNPILGTSICNHPSFKKASIIYIHWVQLGVLTLNELVRIVKSGKKIVFVLHDMWGITGGCHNAMDCNQYITGCENCPIFDNQKSVIKSQVEKKKWIYAQSNVSFISPSRWLADRTKESYVAKGCDVRYIPNYFDIKCFTPSGELRELEPSEEESKPKIISFAAANIFSVYKGFIYLVKALEYLPQIYPNPNVEIQVIGEGELGELSSIPYKIHRLGYLKEEEDMANALQASDLFVIPSVMENQPTIIIESLSCGVPVVGFKIGGIPDMILHKENGYLAEPVDYKDLAEGIKYCLENKLRGFKLDNFQPEYVLDKHLSFLKEA from the coding sequence ATGAAGAATATTTTGCAAATACAGTTTTCAACAAAATCCGCTGGTTCTTCGGCTTGGAGATTACATACTATGTTCAATAGCATTCCAGGCTGCTCCAGTGAGATTATATCTTTGTATAGAGATGATGAACCCAAGGAGGGAATCACTTATTTGCCGAGCTTTTCACTTTTTAAATCAAAAGTAAATAATAAGCTTGAAAAGCTACTTTTCAGATACGATAAAGAGAAGTATGGGATGTTTTCCAATCCTATATTAGGTACGTCTATTTGCAACCATCCGAGCTTTAAGAAGGCTTCCATCATATATATTCATTGGGTTCAATTAGGTGTATTGACTCTGAATGAACTGGTACGGATTGTAAAATCCGGGAAAAAAATAGTTTTTGTTCTTCATGATATGTGGGGTATCACAGGTGGTTGTCACAATGCCATGGACTGTAACCAGTATATTACAGGATGTGAAAACTGTCCCATTTTCGATAATCAGAAATCCGTGATTAAGTCTCAGGTTGAAAAAAAGAAATGGATCTATGCTCAATCCAATGTAAGTTTCATTTCTCCCAGTAGATGGCTAGCAGATCGTACAAAGGAATCTTATGTAGCCAAAGGTTGTGATGTCAGGTACATTCCGAATTACTTTGATATTAAATGTTTTACACCTTCAGGCGAGCTGAGAGAACTTGAACCTTCCGAAGAAGAGTCCAAACCCAAAATAATATCATTTGCAGCAGCAAATATTTTCAGCGTTTACAAGGGATTCATTTACCTGGTGAAAGCCTTGGAATATTTACCGCAAATATACCCCAACCCTAATGTGGAGATTCAGGTGATCGGGGAAGGTGAGCTGGGAGAATTATCATCAATTCCCTATAAAATCCACCGCTTGGGTTATTTGAAGGAAGAAGAAGACATGGCGAATGCTTTGCAGGCGTCTGATCTTTTTGTTATTCCTTCCGTGATGGAAAACCAGCCCACTATTATCATTGAAAGTTTATCATGTGGGGTTCCGGTGGTGGGATTTAAAATCGGAGGTATTCCTGATATGATCCTACATAAAGAGAATGGGTATTTAGCAGAACCTGTAGACTATAAGGACCTAGCTGAGGGGATCAAATATTGTCTGGAGAATAAACTAAGAGGATTTAAGCTGGATAATTTTCAACCTGAATATGTCCTAGATAAGCATTTGTCATTTTTAAAAGAAGCATGA